CTCCCAGGACAGATTCCAAGCAGTAATTTGAACCTAATGAAACTTCCACTTGGCGAAAGTTCCAAGGATACAGGTGTACCCCACTCAGAGGGGTTAGGGTAGTGAAAGCTCTGGAAAAAGCTTCACTAAAGTTCGTAGCCCTTCACCTGGGGAGTTAAAGTGATGGGGTTTCGAGCTTTAGACGTTCCCCCAAAAAGAGAACACTCCAAAACTACATTTTGGAGATGAGTTTTACACTCTTTTGACGCCCGTAGGGTGTCTTTTTAAAGTTAAACCCGTTTACAAGGAGTCTCAAAAAGAGTTCTCTCCTGAAACGATTGACTTCAAGTTGAAACCCCTAAGAACTTGCACTTCAAAAAGGAGCCACGAACCTTGATAAAAATTTCGCCTGGCGAAAGTTTGTTAGAATTATGGGGCCAGGGCCGGGATTTGAACCCGGGCTAGGGGATCCACAGTCCCCTGTGCTAACCAGGCTACACCACCCTGGCCATTTCCAGCTAAACCTTTTGGGTTAGATTTATAAAGTTTTCGACGGAAGGGGCTGAAAGAGGGAGCTGAGACCTTTTACTTAATCCAACCCCCACGTAACGGCGCTTTCGCTGGAATTAAGAATCGTCCGGAGGTTTCGACATGAAAGCCAAACGCGAAGCCCTTGTGAGCCTTTTCACAGCTATGAGGGAAGGAAAGGTTGACGCGGATATAATCAACCTCCTCCTGCTCATAAACTCCATCAATGGCATCTACACGACCTCCTCCTGCTCCGGCAGGATCGGCATAATGGAGGAACCGGACCTCGGGGCCAAGCCCCTCGCGAGGTGGCTGATCAAGGTCCACAGGCAGATGGAGTTCGAGGAGGCAAGGGAGGCCCTGAGAAGCGCCGAGAAGGGTCTCATATTCCTCAAGAGCCAGCCGCCGATATTCCACATCGTCGCCGAGGACATCGAGAAGGCAAAAAAGCTCCACGAGCTCGGCCTAGCGAGCGGCTTTAAGTACACCACCTTTAAGGTTATCTCCAAGCGTTACCTCGTTGAGATAAACGCCACCGAGTACCTAACCGCTCCCCTCGGGAGAGACGGGAGAGTTCTAATCGACGATGAGTATCTCCGCTTCGCCGTACAGCTGGGCAACGACATGCTGAGGAGAAGCAAGGGAAGACTGCCGCGCTTGGAGAGAAACTTCAGAAAGCTGAGGGAGGAACTCGGCGAAGACGAGCTGTTCTACGAGCTGGCGAGGCGGTATAGGATAGAAGAAAACTGGAAGTTACCTTAAATCACCGGCTCTCGTTCCACTCCGGGTTTCCGTAGCGCCCCTCCACCAGCTCTTCGGCCAGTTCAAGCTCGTAATCCGTTAGTTCCTCTTCCTCCGGCTCGAACGCGGTAAAGAACTTGTCCTTCAACAGTTCGTAGACCTCCCAGCGGCTCATCTTTATCCCCTCGCGCTCCAGCGTTGTTACCCTCTCCCAGATGCTTGAAACACCCTTGTCGGCCAGCTTCAGCTTGGAGGCCCGCAGAACCCTTCCGAGCACCTCAACGCGCGTGGAGTACATAAAGGTGCCGTGCTGGAGGATTATCCCCTTCCGCCTCGTCTGGGCGGAACCGCTGATTTTTTTCCCGTTGGCCACGATGTCGTTCAGGCCGGAGAAACCGGCATCAAGGCCGAGCTCCTTGAGTGCATCCACAAGCGGGCCGGCCAGATAGCGGTAGCTCGTCTCGATGTTCCTGAGCATCGGATGGTAGTCCTCACCGGCAATCACCGAGTAGGTCACCTCACCGTATTCGTCGTGGAAAACCGAGCCGCCGCCAGTAATCCTTCTCACAACCGGAATACCTAACCTTTTGGCTTCGTCGAGGTCAACGTCGTGGACGACACTCTGGAATCGGCCTATCGTTACAGAACTCGGCGAGAAGGCGTAGAGCCTCACCGTGTCTGGAACTTTCCCCCCGATTCTGGCGCGCATTATGGCCTCGTCTATTGCCATCTGAACCTCGGGCCTTGCAACTATGAGCGGGATGAACCTCATGAGATCACCGGACAGTAGAGGGGTGAACGTCCTTTTAAGCCCACTGGTCGCTCAGCCCCCCAGACCGAAGGCCTCGCGGATGTCAAGGGGTATGAGACCTATCTTTGGAAAGACCACCAGGGCCTTGTCCTCAACGGCATACGCTGGAACGCATGGAACGGCGCCGTAGGGGGTCGGGTACGGTGGATCAGGAACCGGGTTGTTGTCACCCCAAGTCAGAAAACACTTCTCTATCTTGCCGCCGAGGTTCACCTCACCTATCTCCCTGACGCGGTGGATTATAGGGTATGGGTAGCCGGGACGCTTGTAGACTATGACGTCACCAACATGTACGTCGTTTATGTTGCTCCCGTCTATACCCCTGAGCAGTACCACATCACCTCGGTAGAAAACTGGCTCCATTGAACCGCTGACCACTATAACAAGCGGGGAGCCTGTATGAAAGGCAAATTTCAGACCAAACTGAAGTGCGAAGACCACAACAACCGTAATAAGCACCCAGGTCACGTCTTTTTTCCAGCCATCGTCCATTTCAATGCCTCCATGAAAGTTATTATCCTCACGGGGATGGCACCTATCGCGGTGCAGGTCTCAAGGCTGACCCCCCTCCCTGTCACATCAAGATGGTGGTGAGCAATCTTAAAGATTTCCTTTGGAAGGCCGTGCCTTCCGAGGCCAACGAGGAACAGAAAACTCTCCCCTGCCAGAGCCCTGCGGGAGACCTCCAGGGGGGTAATAGCTCTGTCCTTCCTGGGTTTCCTGGTGGTTGCGATTACCCTCCCGAACTGGGAGGGAAAACCCCTACCTGGAAAATCCAGGAGGTGGAACCTGTTCCCCTCCGCGAGCTCAAGAAGGTATCTCCCACTCCCCCCTATGGTAGTGTGGCCGCTTATCTCCCCGGCCACGTCCACGGGCCGCCCCTTCAGGGGAAAACCCACCAGGGCCAGATGAAAACCGTAGGCGTAGGCCACAGGGGCGGCACGGGCCACAGCACGGAGGTGTGCCTCATGAAGCTTTCTCCGGTCGTATGAATTGTAAAGCGCAAGAGTCAGCATACCAACCATTCGCTTTGAGGAGCGAACCTTTATAAGTATTTAGAACAAATTAAAGGGTGATATGACAACGCTGGAGGATATACGGCTTCTGGTGGAGAGGGGCTTCTACGAGGAAGCCCTTGAAAAGATCACCGAGCTTCTACATCCGGTTGATCAGGTGAAGGCTCTGGGTTACCTAGCCTTTGTTCTAGCCAGGGAGGGGGGGTACGACTGGGTCTCCGATGTGATCTCCGACAGCATCTACATCGCGGACAAGATAAAAGGGGCGGCCGAGAAGGCCGTAGCCTACGCCATAATCGGCTCAACCCTCTCGATCCTCGACTACGAGGAGGACTCCGTTGAGATGTTCTCAAAGGCCCTTGACCAGGCGGAGAGGATAAAAGACCCCATCACCAAGGGGAGGGTCCTCTCACGTCTGGCGTACCGACTGGCCATATCGGGTCACTCCGAAACCGCCATTGACCTGTTCAACACTGCCTTCGACACGATAATCGGGGCCGAGATAAAGTACACAGAGAAGGTCGACGGCCTCATAAGAACGGGCGAGCTCATGGAAAAGGCAGGGGACGCCCTCACGGCCAAGGATGCGATGAGGTTCTACGGCATGGCATTTGATATCTTCGACAAGCTCCACGTCAACCAGAGGGCGGCCATCGTGGAGAAGAAGATAGAACTCTGCAGGACGGTGATGGACGTAGGGCTCCCGGAGATACGCGCGGCCCT
The sequence above is a segment of the Thermococcus sp. genome. Coding sequences within it:
- a CDS encoding biotin/lipoate A/B protein ligase family protein encodes the protein MRFIPLIVARPEVQMAIDEAIMRARIGGKVPDTVRLYAFSPSSVTIGRFQSVVHDVDLDEAKRLGIPVVRRITGGGSVFHDEYGEVTYSVIAGEDYHPMLRNIETSYRYLAGPLVDALKELGLDAGFSGLNDIVANGKKISGSAQTRRKGIILQHGTFMYSTRVEVLGRVLRASKLKLADKGVSSIWERVTTLEREGIKMSRWEVYELLKDKFFTAFEPEEEELTDYELELAEELVEGRYGNPEWNESR
- a CDS encoding signal peptidase I — translated: MDDGWKKDVTWVLITVVVVFALQFGLKFAFHTGSPLVIVVSGSMEPVFYRGDVVLLRGIDGSNINDVHVGDVIVYKRPGYPYPIIHRVREIGEVNLGGKIEKCFLTWGDNNPVPDPPYPTPYGAVPCVPAYAVEDKALVVFPKIGLIPLDIREAFGLGG
- a CDS encoding DUF531 family protein, which codes for MLTLALYNSYDRRKLHEAHLRAVARAAPVAYAYGFHLALVGFPLKGRPVDVAGEISGHTTIGGSGRYLLELAEGNRFHLLDFPGRGFPSQFGRVIATTRKPRKDRAITPLEVSRRALAGESFLFLVGLGRHGLPKEIFKIAHHHLDVTGRGVSLETCTAIGAIPVRIITFMEALKWTMAGKKT